Proteins encoded within one genomic window of Paroedura picta isolate Pp20150507F chromosome 17, Ppicta_v3.0, whole genome shotgun sequence:
- the TEKT4 gene encoding tektin-4, with protein sequence MAQAGILLTKEPAPQTVPVSELPLKVYEAALNTGPDSSCGLATAGFRTAKYLPEEWHQNNYARYHEAFADRDHSERCRQESQSLAAYTAALAQRTQEDSTTKVGERLQDIHFWKSELQKEIEDLEAETGLLAAQKVRLERALDTTELPYTIATDNLQCRERRQPPDLVRDQVEVELLKEAELIRNVQELLKRTLKQAVNQMQLNRDHKQICEMDWSDKLETYNIDEKCGRYNNQSTNIQFHPSSSKFEDSASSPETWSRYSHDNIYRAERERLASVNLRALIDNILHDTAEDLRMQCDVVNEAFAKRGEELDDAKHKLEHHLKKTLKEIGDQEYNIAALKQAIKDKETPLKVAQTRLYDRSFRPNVELCRDAAQFRLISEVGELTESIEALKKKLLDSEQSLRNLEDTRMNLEKEIAVKANSLFIDRQKCMAHRARYPTVLRLAGYQ encoded by the exons ATGGCGCAGGCCGGCATCCTCCTCACCAAGGAGCCTGCCCCGCAGACGGTCCCGGTCTCCGAACTGCCCCTGAAGGTCTACGAGGCGGCCCTGAACACGGGCCCCGATTCCTCCTGCGGGCTGGCCACGGCGGGCTTCCGCACGGCCAAGTACCTGCCGGAGGAGTGGCACCAGAACAACTACGCCCGGTACCACGAGGCCTTCGCCGACCGCGACCACTCCGAGCGCTGCCGGCAGGAGTCCCAGAGCTTGGCGGCCTACACCGCTGCCTTGGCGCAGCGCACGCAGGAGGACTCCACCACCAAAGTGGGCGAGCGCCTGCAGGACATCCACTTCTGGAAGTCGGAGCTGCAGAAGGAGATCGAGGACCTGGAGGCCGAGACGGGGCTGCTGGCCGCCCAGAAGGTGCGCCTGGAGCGGGCCCTCGACACCACCGAGCTCCCCTACACCATCGCCACCGACAACCTGCAGTGCCGCGAGCGCCGGCAGCCCCCGGATCTGGTGCGGGACCAGGTGGAGGTGGAGCTGCTCAAG GAAGCCGAGCTCATCCGTAACGTGCAGGAGCTGCTCAAGAGGACCCTGAAGCAAGCGGTGAACCAGATGCA gttaAACCGGGACCACAAGCAGATCTGTGAGATGGACTGGTCGGACAAGCTCGAGACGTACAACATCGACGAGAAGTGTGGCCGCTACAACAACCAGAGCACCAACATCCAGTTCCATCCCAGCTCGTCGAAATTCGAGGACAG CGCCTCCTCGCCGGAGACGTGGTCCAGGTACAGCCACGACAACATCTACCGGGCCGAGCGGGAGCGGCTGGCCTCCGTCAACCTCCGGGCCCTGATCGACAACATCCTCCACGACACGGCGGAGGACCTGCGCATGCAGTGCGACGTGGTCAACGAGGCCTTCGCCAAGCGCGGGGAGGAGCTGGACGACGCCAAGCACAAGCTGGAGCACCACCTGAAGAAA ACCCTGAAGGAGATCGGGGATCAGGAATACAACATCGCGGCGCTCAAGCAAGCCATCAAAGATAAAGAGACCCCCCTCAAGGTGGCCCAGACGAGGCTGTACGACCGCTCCTTCAGGCCAAACGTCGAGCTCTGCAGAGACGCCGCCCAGTTCAG GCTGATCAGTGAGGTGGGAGAGCTGACAGAGTCCATCGAGGCCCTCAAGAAGAAGCTTCTGGACTCGGAGCAGTCCCTGCGGAATCTGGAGGACACCCGGATGAACCTGGAGAAGGAGATTGCGGTGAAGGCCAATAGCTTATTCATCGACCGGCAGAAATGCATGGCCCACCGCGCCAGATACCCCACCGTCCTGAGGCTGGCAGGTTACCAGTAG